A stretch of Mastomys coucha isolate ucsf_1 unplaced genomic scaffold, UCSF_Mcou_1 pScaffold3, whole genome shotgun sequence DNA encodes these proteins:
- the LOC116074398 gene encoding keratin-associated protein 12-1-like isoform X1: MCHTSCSSGCQPSCCVSSPCQPSCCVPVVCIPVRYQVACCVPMSCRPTVCVAPSCQSSVCVPVSCRPVCVTSSCQSSGCCQPSCPTLVCRPVTCSTPTCC; this comes from the exons ATGTGCCACACCAGCTGTTCTTCAGGGTGCCAGCCATCCTGCTGTGTGTCCAGCCCCTGCCAGCCATCCTGCTGCGT GCCTGTTGTATGCATTCCTGTGAGGTACCAGGTGGCTTGCTGTGTGCCTATGAGCTGCAGGCCCACTGTGTGTGTAGCCCCCTCCTGtcagtcctctgtgtgtgtgcctgtgagttgCCGGCCAGTCTGTGTGACCTCCTCTTGCCAGTCATCTGGATGCTGCCAGCCCTCTTGCCCCACCCTGGTGTGCAGACCTGTCACCTGCAGTACTCCCACCTGCTGCTGA
- the LOC116074398 gene encoding keratin-associated protein 12-1-like isoform X2 yields the protein MCHTSCSSGCQPSCCVSSPCQPSCCVSSPCQSACCRPVVCIPVSCRPTVCVAPSCQSSVCVPVSCRPVCVTSSCQSSGCCQPSCPTLVCRPVTCSTPTCC from the exons ATGTGCCACACCAGCTGTTCTTCAGGGTGCCAGCCATCCTGCTGTGTGTCCAGCCCCTGCCAGCCATCCTGCTGCGTGTCCAGCCCCTGCCAGTCAGCTTGCTGCAGGCCTGTTGTATGCATTCCTGTGAG CTGCAGGCCCACTGTGTGTGTAGCCCCCTCCTGtcagtcctctgtgtgtgtgcctgtgagttgCCGGCCAGTCTGTGTGACCTCCTCTTGCCAGTCATCTGGATGCTGCCAGCCCTCTTGCCCCACCCTGGTGTGCAGACCTGTCACCTGCAGTACTCCCACCTGCTGCTGA
- the LOC116074394 gene encoding keratin-associated protein 12-1-like isoform X2: MCHTSCSSGCQPSCYVSNPCQASCCPTICIPVRYQVACCVPISCRPTVCAAPSCQSSVCMPVSCRPVCVTSCQSSGCCQPSCPTVVCRPVTCNPSCC; the protein is encoded by the exons ATGTGTCACACCAGCTGTTCTTCAGGCTGCCAGCCATCCTGCTATGTGTCCAACCCTTGCCAGGCATCCTGCTGT CCTACTATATGTATTCCTGTGAGATACCAGGTGGCTTGCTGTGTGCCTATTAGCTGCAGGCCCACTGTGTGCGCGGCTCCCTCCTGCCAGTCTTCTGTGTGTATGCCAGTGAGCTGCCGGCCAGTCTGTGTGACCTCCTGCCAGTCATCTGGATGCTGTCAACCGTCCTGCCCAACTGTGGTCTGCAGACCTGTGACCTGCAACCCCTCCTGCTGTTGA
- the LOC116074394 gene encoding keratin-associated protein 12-1-like isoform X1, whose protein sequence is MCHTSCSSGCQPSCYVSNPCQASCCVSSPCQPSCCVACCVPISCRPTVCAAPSCQSSVCMPVSCRPVCVTSCQSSGCCQPSCPTVVCRPVTCNPSCC, encoded by the exons ATGTGTCACACCAGCTGTTCTTCAGGCTGCCAGCCATCCTGCTATGTGTCCAACCCTTGCCAGGCATCCTGCTGTGTGTCCAGCCCCTGCCAGCCATCCTGCTGT GTGGCTTGCTGTGTGCCTATTAGCTGCAGGCCCACTGTGTGCGCGGCTCCCTCCTGCCAGTCTTCTGTGTGTATGCCAGTGAGCTGCCGGCCAGTCTGTGTGACCTCCTGCCAGTCATCTGGATGCTGTCAACCGTCCTGCCCAACTGTGGTCTGCAGACCTGTGACCTGCAACCCCTCCTGCTGTTGA
- the LOC116074393 gene encoding keratin-associated protein 12-1 isoform X2: protein MCHTSCSSGCQPSCCVSSPCQPSCCVPAICIPVRYQVTCCVPVSCRPTVCTAPSCQSSVCVPVSCRPVCVTSSCQSSGCCQPSCPTLVCRPITCSNPSCC, encoded by the exons ATGTGCCACACCAGCTGCTCTTCAGGCTGCCAGCCATCCTGCTGTGTGTCTAGTCCCTGCCAGCCATCCTGCTGTGT GCCTGCTATATGCATTCCTGTTAGATACCAAGTGACCTGCTGTGTGCCTGTGAGCTGCAGGCCTACTGTGTGCACAGCCCCCTCCTGccagtcctctgtgtgtgtgcctgtgagctgCCGACCAGTCTGTGTGACCTCCTCCTGTCAATCATCTGGATGCTGCCAGCCCTCATGCCCCACCCTGGTCTGCAGGCCTATTACCTGTAGCAACCCCTCCTGCTGCTGA
- the LOC116074393 gene encoding keratin-associated protein 12-1 isoform X1: MCHTSCSSGCQPSCCVSSPCQPSCCVSSPCQPSCCVSSPCQPSCCVSSPCQSACCRPAICIPVRYQVTCCVPVSCRPTVCTAPSCQSSVCVPVSCRPVCVTSSCQSSGCCQPSCPTLVCRPITCSNPSCC, encoded by the coding sequence ATGTGCCACACCAGCTGCTCTTCAGGCTGCCAGCCATCCTGCTGTGTGTCTAGTCCCTGCCAGCCATCCTGCTGTGTGTCCAGCCCCTGCCAGCCATCCTGCTGTGTGTCTAGTCCCTGCCAGCCATCCTGCTGTGTGTCCAGCCCCTGCCAGTCAGCATGCTGCAGGCCTGCTATATGCATTCCTGTTAGATACCAAGTGACCTGCTGTGTGCCTGTGAGCTGCAGGCCTACTGTGTGCACAGCCCCCTCCTGccagtcctctgtgtgtgtgcctgtgagctgCCGACCAGTCTGTGTGACCTCCTCCTGTCAATCATCTGGATGCTGCCAGCCCTCATGCCCCACCCTGGTCTGCAGGCCTATTACCTGTAGCAACCCCTCCTGCTGCTGA
- the LOC116074396 gene encoding keratin-associated protein 12-1-like: protein MCHTSCSSGGQASCCVSSPCQPSCCVSSPCQPSCCVSSPCQPSCCRPAICIPVRYQVACCVPVSCRPTVCMAPSCQSSSSGCCQPSCPTLVCKPVTCSNPSCC from the exons ATGTGTCACACCAGCTGTTCTTCAGGTGGCCAGGCATCCTGCTGTGTGTCCAGTCCCTGCCAGCCATCCTGCTGTGTGTCCAGCCCCTGCCAGCCATCCTGCTGTGTGTCCAGCCCCTGCCAGCCATCCTGCTGCAGACCTGCTATATGCATTCCTGTTAGATACCAGGTAGCCTGCTGTGTGCCTGTGAGCTGCAGGCCCACTGTGTGCATGGCCCCCTCCTGCCAGTCCTCT TCATCTGGGTGCTGCCAGCCCTCCTGCCCAACCCTGGTCTGCAAGCCTGTCACCTGTAGCAACCCCTCTTGCTGTTGA